One region of Nitrospirota bacterium genomic DNA includes:
- a CDS encoding NUDIX hydrolase, translating to MKRQISSGGVIFKFSDGSVNVALVAVKDKTVWCLPKGLVDKGEEPRATALREVEEETGLVGEVIDKIGDISYWYFLKNENIKYHKTVHFFLMKYLSGNTEDHDMEVDDAKWFPIEEAEQVLSYKGDREILRKAKEMIIKHMTAC from the coding sequence ATAAAGAGACAGATTTCTTCAGGTGGAGTTATCTTCAAATTCAGCGACGGCAGCGTCAATGTTGCGCTCGTGGCAGTAAAGGATAAGACTGTCTGGTGTCTCCCAAAAGGGCTTGTAGATAAAGGCGAAGAACCACGGGCAACCGCCCTCAGAGAAGTAGAAGAAGAGACAGGCCTTGTGGGAGAAGTCATCGACAAGATAGGGGATATTTCTTACTGGTACTTTCTGAAAAACGAGAATATAAAGTATCATAAGACTGTCCACTTTTTTTTGATGAAATACCTGAGTGGAAACACGGAAGATCATGACATGGAAGTGGATGATGCAAAATGGTTCCCAATAGAGGAAGCAGAACAGGTTTTATCTTATAAAGGCGATAGGGAAATACTGCGGAAGGCTAAGGAGATGATAATCAAACACATGACAGCCTGTTGA
- the rseP gene encoding RIP metalloprotease RseP has product MTVLSAIVLLGILIFVHELGHFIIAKLMGVSVQKFSLGFGLRLIGKKIGETDYMISAIPLGGYVKMLGETPGEELKEEDKARAYNYQPVWKRMAIVVAGSLSNVLLAYVIFVFFLAYGLPVNIPNLDAITPAIDEVVEGSPAERSGLKVGDKIKTINDKTIDTWFDLISIIREHPGKKIKIEIERNGKLLMIGITPEPVKEIDIKGQEIFVGKIGIVKSKNPFHSITSENALNAPIKGIEAIYKTSILVLRAIKEIVTGAISPKTIGGPITIIKQSGEAASISILLYLKFMAFISINLGILNLFPIPILDGGHLMFLSIEAIRKRPLKEKTILLAQKIGFAIIIAIMTLAIYNDILRLITGKMF; this is encoded by the coding sequence ATGACGGTTCTCTCAGCCATAGTGCTTCTGGGCATCCTTATTTTTGTCCATGAACTCGGGCATTTTATAATTGCAAAGCTGATGGGGGTTTCTGTCCAGAAGTTTTCCCTCGGCTTTGGCCTGAGACTGATCGGAAAGAAGATCGGTGAAACAGATTACATGATTTCAGCCATACCCCTCGGCGGCTATGTAAAAATGCTTGGAGAGACCCCTGGAGAAGAATTAAAAGAGGAAGATAAAGCGAGGGCATATAACTACCAGCCTGTATGGAAAAGGATGGCGATTGTCGTGGCGGGATCTTTATCTAATGTGCTCTTAGCATATGTTATCTTTGTCTTCTTCCTTGCATATGGGTTACCTGTAAATATCCCCAACTTAGATGCTATTACGCCAGCAATTGATGAAGTCGTAGAAGGCTCCCCTGCCGAAAGGTCAGGGCTCAAAGTCGGAGATAAAATTAAAACGATCAATGATAAAACAATAGACACATGGTTTGACCTGATCAGTATTATCAGAGAACATCCTGGGAAAAAAATAAAAATCGAGATAGAACGAAATGGCAAGCTCTTAATGATTGGTATTACACCTGAACCTGTTAAAGAGATTGACATTAAAGGTCAAGAGATATTTGTCGGGAAAATAGGCATAGTTAAATCTAAAAACCCTTTCCACAGTATAACATCCGAGAATGCCTTAAATGCTCCGATAAAAGGAATCGAGGCCATTTATAAGACGAGTATCCTGGTCTTGAGAGCGATAAAAGAAATAGTGACAGGGGCGATCTCTCCTAAAACCATAGGCGGGCCTATAACAATTATAAAACAATCAGGAGAAGCCGCATCTATAAGTATCTTGCTGTATCTGAAATTTATGGCATTTATAAGTATAAACCTCGGCATCTTAAACCTCTTTCCAATCCCGATTCTTGATGGGGGACACTTGATGTTTCTTTCCATTGAGGCGATAAGGAAAAGGCCCCTTAAAGAAAAGACCATCCTTCTGGCACAAAAAATTGGCTTTGCAATAATAATCGCCATTATGACCTTAGCCATATATAACGATATCTTGAGATTGATAACCGGGAAAATGTTTTGA
- the uppS gene encoding di-trans,poly-cis-decaprenylcistransferase has product MHNLGSKIFINRRSEVLMIKTKMNPEHIAIIMDGNGRWAELRGLPRIEGHRVGVKRVREIIDASMELNLKALTLYVFSMENWQRPEQEINALMGLLEFYLRAEMKRLVKDNVVFRSIGEIEKLPSGIQNLLRELEAATAHNTGLLLISALSYSGREEILKAVIRMLGDGVKPESVDTSTFERHLYTSGIPEPDMIIRTSGEMRLSNFLLWQSAYSELYFTETLWPDFGREEFIAAILDYQRRNRRFGALPLREK; this is encoded by the coding sequence ATGCATAATCTGGGGTCGAAAATTTTTATTAATAGGAGGAGCGAAGTCCTGATGATAAAAACTAAAATGAATCCAGAACACATAGCAATAATAATGGACGGCAATGGCCGCTGGGCTGAACTCAGGGGGCTTCCACGAATTGAGGGGCACAGGGTAGGTGTGAAAAGGGTCAGGGAAATAATAGACGCCTCTATGGAGCTAAACCTTAAAGCCCTTACCCTCTATGTCTTTTCAATGGAAAACTGGCAGCGGCCAGAGCAGGAGATTAACGCCCTGATGGGCTTACTTGAATTTTATCTCAGGGCAGAAATGAAAAGGCTTGTAAAAGACAATGTGGTATTCAGGTCAATCGGAGAAATTGAAAAACTTCCTTCTGGCATCCAGAATCTCTTAAGAGAGCTCGAGGCCGCAACAGCACATAACACAGGGCTTTTACTCATCAGCGCATTAAGTTACAGTGGAAGGGAAGAAATATTAAAGGCAGTAATACGCATGCTCGGCGACGGAGTGAAACCAGAAAGCGTTGACACAAGCACCTTTGAAAGACACCTTTACACAAGTGGCATCCCTGAGCCGGACATGATAATACGCACAAGCGGAGAAATGCGGCTGAGCAATTTCCTCCTCTGGCAATCTGCCTACTCAGAGTTGTATTTTACAGAAACCCTCTGGCCTGACTTCGGAAGGGAAGAATTTATAGCTGCTATCCTCGATTACCAGCGGAGAAACAGGCGATTCGGAGCCCTGCCTTTGAGAGAAAAATAA
- a CDS encoding phosphatidate cytidylyltransferase codes for MHLKRLLIAIIVLPLFYLYISYLPSIYFFVLIFCVGIIALYEFYLMYRLPAALSIPGVLSGGILFYTAHFLPAYFKDALFIFVFALLLLRLLVIRTPAGAMKDAGTLVLGLLYIPCLLSFMFPLIARGKEYILLLFASVWLSDSLAFYIGSSIGKHKLYTSVSPNKTIEGAIGSLIGGLLGSIIIKGLFPSMAITGINAAFIGIILGASAIAGDLLESMFKRDAGVKDSSNLIPGHGGMLDKLDSIIIAGPVLYYLLRIL; via the coding sequence ATGCATCTCAAAAGGCTCTTAATCGCAATAATCGTTCTACCGTTATTCTATCTCTATATCAGTTATCTGCCTTCTATATACTTTTTTGTCCTTATCTTCTGTGTGGGCATTATTGCCCTGTACGAGTTCTACCTCATGTACCGGCTGCCAGCAGCGCTATCTATTCCAGGCGTGCTTTCAGGTGGAATACTCTTTTATACAGCCCATTTCCTGCCAGCTTATTTTAAAGATGCCCTCTTTATATTTGTCTTTGCTTTATTGCTCTTAAGGCTCCTCGTAATAAGGACGCCCGCAGGTGCAATGAAAGATGCAGGGACATTAGTCCTGGGGCTTCTCTACATCCCCTGTCTTTTAAGCTTCATGTTTCCACTTATAGCCCGTGGAAAGGAATACATCCTCCTGCTTTTTGCCTCTGTCTGGCTTTCAGACAGCCTGGCCTTTTATATCGGCAGCAGTATCGGGAAGCACAAACTCTATACGTCAGTAAGCCCGAATAAGACAATAGAAGGGGCAATCGGTAGCCTCATTGGAGGTCTTTTAGGTTCCATAATTATAAAAGGCCTTTTTCCATCCATGGCAATAACAGGAATTAACGCTGCATTTATTGGTATAATTTTAGGGGCCTCGGCAATAGCAGGTGATTTACTGGAATCAATGTTTAAACGGGATGCTGGTGTAAAAGACTCGAGCAATTTAATTCCAGGGCATGGAGGCATGCTCGATAAACTCGATTCCATTATCATAGCAGGCCCGGTCCTTTACTATTTATTGAGGATCCTTTGA
- a CDS encoding 1-deoxy-D-xylulose-5-phosphate reductoisomerase — MKKISILGSTGSIGQSTLEVISRHPDKFQVVGLTARGNTRLLESQIIAYKPRAVAVFDESAASELKKKHLSVKISSGIEGLIEVAALDEADMVVSAITGSAGMLPTFAAINAGNDIALANKEALVMAGPLIMDAVSKMGVMLIPVDSEHSAIFQCLNGRRIEEVQKLMLTASGGPFIRLSASDLKTVTPEEALKHPNWPMGRKITIDSATLMNKGLEVIEAHYLFGIPAERIEVILHPQSIVHSMVEFIDGSILAQMSVPDMKGPICYALSYPQRLDKVLPPLNLLKVRELTFEKPDNEKFPCLSLAYKALKVGGTMPSVLNAANEVAVEAFLNKKISLKEIATVIADTMNSHNPEKCVSIKNVLEAAGWAKEKAKEIMEILN, encoded by the coding sequence TTGAAAAAGATTTCTATCCTGGGTTCAACAGGCTCTATCGGGCAGAGCACCCTTGAGGTAATTAGCCGCCACCCCGATAAATTTCAAGTTGTTGGCCTTACTGCCAGAGGCAACACAAGGCTACTCGAGTCTCAAATAATCGCCTACAAGCCCAGGGCTGTGGCAGTCTTTGATGAATCTGCTGCATCAGAGTTAAAGAAAAAGCATTTGTCAGTCAAGATTTCCTCAGGCATTGAAGGATTAATTGAGGTTGCAGCACTTGATGAGGCTGATATGGTCGTATCAGCAATCACCGGTTCTGCCGGGATGCTGCCGACCTTTGCGGCAATTAATGCCGGTAACGACATAGCCCTTGCCAACAAAGAGGCGCTGGTGATGGCAGGGCCTTTAATCATGGATGCGGTATCAAAGATGGGAGTTATGCTCATACCTGTTGACAGTGAACACAGTGCCATATTTCAGTGCCTTAACGGCAGAAGGATAGAAGAAGTTCAAAAACTTATGCTGACAGCATCAGGAGGCCCGTTTATCAGGCTGTCTGCCTCTGACCTCAAAACAGTTACACCTGAGGAGGCATTAAAACATCCCAACTGGCCAATGGGAAGAAAGATTACAATAGACTCAGCTACTTTAATGAACAAGGGTTTGGAGGTAATCGAGGCTCACTATCTGTTTGGAATCCCGGCAGAGAGGATAGAGGTCATTCTTCATCCGCAGAGCATAGTGCATTCTATGGTTGAATTTATTGACGGAAGCATCCTGGCCCAGATGTCTGTCCCTGATATGAAGGGGCCGATATGCTATGCACTCTCATATCCACAGCGACTCGATAAGGTCCTGCCTCCCCTTAATCTCTTGAAAGTGAGGGAGCTTACTTTTGAGAAGCCTGATAATGAGAAATTCCCGTGCCTTTCCCTTGCCTATAAAGCCTTAAAAGTTGGTGGCACCATGCCATCTGTGCTTAATGCTGCCAACGAAGTTGCTGTAGAGGCTTTTTTGAATAAAAAGATAAGCTTAAAGGAGATCGCCACTGTCATTGCTGACACGATGAATTCCCATAATCCAGAAAAGTGTGTTAGTATTAAAAATGTTTTAGAAGCTGCAGGATGGGCAAAAGAAAAGGCAAAAGAAATTATGGAGATATTAAATTAA